A genomic stretch from Fibrobacter sp. includes:
- a CDS encoding sodium:solute symporter: protein MKLLLIYFLVLGFICVRDWFKVKNFDDYVVAGRKQTAPFVFMSLMATVLGASATVGIAARAENIGFAAFWWLGVGAIGFWFQAAFLSKPIHDLDVRTLPELAEKTVGKVGRKLVGFIIAVSWIGIIAAQFAAVAGFIGLVLGHDAGTMSVVITAAIVIVYTLLGGQLSVVRTDALQFGILTVGFAAAAIYCMVAGNEATLIETAAENAASTVASLGDFSLLNEKFGIADLAMMLFTVGGAYFLGPDVISRNLVAKNASAAKKAVIVGSFAILIFSVIIVYLGMWAHAYAPAEGVNPLFRLASNVLPLPLAALLSVGLLSALLSSADTCLINSAAIFGSDILGTKRIAVVRILVVIIGIIAMILALGGKDIIALLTMAYSVYTPGIVAPLAVAIIAHKKFAIKKNLWYAGVCLGGLFGLVPAILSTAKVSTPDYMPHIGIAISLIFALASLRKKSC, encoded by the coding sequence ATGAAACTACTTTTGATTTACTTTCTGGTCCTTGGATTTATTTGCGTCAGGGACTGGTTCAAGGTGAAGAACTTTGACGACTATGTGGTGGCAGGCCGTAAGCAGACTGCGCCCTTCGTGTTCATGAGCCTAATGGCCACTGTTCTCGGGGCGTCTGCAACAGTGGGCATCGCAGCCCGTGCTGAAAACATAGGCTTTGCCGCATTCTGGTGGTTGGGCGTTGGCGCTATCGGCTTCTGGTTCCAGGCAGCATTCCTGAGTAAACCCATCCACGATCTTGATGTGCGCACGCTCCCGGAACTTGCAGAAAAGACTGTGGGCAAAGTGGGCCGCAAGCTGGTGGGCTTCATTATTGCAGTTTCATGGATCGGAATTATCGCGGCACAGTTTGCTGCCGTGGCAGGATTCATCGGGCTCGTTCTCGGCCATGATGCAGGAACCATGTCCGTAGTGATTACCGCCGCCATCGTCATCGTTTACACTTTGCTTGGCGGGCAACTTTCTGTGGTGAGAACAGATGCGCTGCAATTTGGAATTTTGACAGTAGGGTTTGCGGCAGCCGCAATTTACTGCATGGTGGCTGGGAATGAGGCTACTTTGATAGAGACCGCCGCGGAGAATGCTGCCAGCACCGTCGCAAGCCTCGGAGATTTTTCCCTGCTGAATGAAAAATTCGGTATCGCAGATTTAGCCATGATGCTGTTCACCGTGGGCGGCGCATACTTCCTCGGGCCCGACGTGATTTCCAGAAACCTTGTGGCAAAAAACGCCTCCGCAGCAAAGAAGGCGGTAATCGTCGGAAGCTTCGCCATTCTCATTTTCAGCGTCATCATCGTTTATCTCGGGATGTGGGCACACGCCTATGCTCCCGCGGAAGGTGTAAACCCTCTATTCCGCTTAGCTTCAAATGTTTTGCCGCTGCCGCTTGCGGCATTGCTTTCCGTGGGCTTGCTTTCCGCATTGCTGTCGTCTGCGGACACCTGCTTGATTAACTCCGCGGCAATTTTCGGCAGTGACATTCTCGGCACGAAGCGTATTGCAGTGGTGAGGATTCTTGTTGTTATCATCGGTATAATTGCCATGATTCTCGCCCTAGGCGGTAAGGATATCATTGCACTCCTGACGATGGCATATTCCGTTTATACCCCAGGTATTGTGGCTCCTTTGGCTGTAGCTATCATCGCCCACAAGAAATTCGCCATCAAGAAGAACTTGTGGTACGCAGGGGTTTGCCTCGGCGGCCTCTTCGGCCTGGTCCCCGCCATTTTATCTACTGCAAAAGTCAGCACCCCCGATTACATGCCTCACATCGGTATTGCTATTTCATTGATCTTCGCACTCGCAAGCTTAAGAAAGAAATCTTGCTAA
- a CDS encoding Na+/H+ antiporter NhaC family protein, producing MKNENISLENLDHIKGNPKALLPIAVFLVLYLGMGISFEYVLKIPMGFYNIPIVAAFLVAIFVACIQNRKLNFDKKMNVMAGAIGDRNIFLMILVFLCAGIFAGILGRSSASAAAYLLLDFIPAQFAVVVLFVVAAFVSTAMGTSVGTIAVVSPIAIEVAGAAGFGIPFCVASVIGGAMFGDNLSFISDTTIAATSTQGCAMKDKFRVNFGIALPAAIAAVIIIALISFATDAHEVVAADYNLVQLIPYVLVLVLALTGINVFTVLLVGIVAAAIIMVGSGELDFVGLLGHIGNGISGMYETIMVAVLVSALCGLIRIHGGFAALLDFIHKVFKGHKSGQLGVGLLVSAMDVATANNTVAIVMAAPIAKQMGDEYRISPQKTASLLDIFGCIVQGLLPYGAQMLVALSAIATASAAAVANGAEAVNVSAFDIIPYMFYPFLLLVSVLIFIAVSPKRKKA from the coding sequence ATGAAGAACGAAAATATCTCTCTCGAAAATCTTGACCACATCAAGGGCAATCCCAAGGCCCTCCTCCCCATCGCCGTATTCCTGGTGCTTTACCTGGGCATGGGCATTTCCTTTGAATACGTCCTGAAGATTCCCATGGGGTTCTACAACATTCCCATTGTGGCAGCATTCCTGGTGGCCATCTTCGTCGCTTGCATCCAGAATCGCAAACTGAATTTCGACAAGAAGATGAACGTGATGGCAGGCGCCATCGGCGACCGCAACATCTTCCTCATGATTCTGGTATTCCTCTGCGCAGGCATCTTCGCGGGAATCCTGGGGCGTTCAAGTGCAAGCGCTGCCGCCTACCTCTTGCTGGATTTCATCCCGGCGCAGTTTGCAGTTGTCGTCTTGTTTGTCGTGGCCGCCTTCGTCTCTACCGCCATGGGAACTTCCGTAGGTACCATCGCGGTGGTTTCGCCCATCGCCATTGAAGTTGCAGGCGCCGCAGGATTCGGCATTCCTTTCTGCGTCGCTTCCGTTATTGGCGGCGCCATGTTCGGCGACAACCTTTCGTTCATTTCCGATACGACAATCGCAGCCACCTCCACACAGGGCTGCGCCATGAAGGACAAGTTCCGCGTGAACTTCGGAATTGCCCTTCCCGCAGCCATCGCCGCGGTAATAATCATCGCATTGATTTCCTTCGCCACAGACGCCCACGAAGTCGTTGCTGCCGATTACAATCTGGTGCAGCTCATCCCCTACGTGTTGGTACTGGTTCTCGCACTCACCGGCATTAACGTTTTTACCGTATTGCTGGTGGGCATTGTCGCCGCAGCCATCATCATGGTAGGGAGCGGTGAACTTGATTTCGTCGGACTTCTGGGACACATCGGCAACGGTATTTCCGGAATGTACGAAACCATCATGGTGGCCGTTCTCGTAAGCGCTCTCTGCGGCCTCATCCGCATTCACGGCGGTTTCGCTGCGCTTCTGGATTTCATCCACAAGGTCTTTAAAGGCCACAAGAGCGGTCAGCTGGGCGTAGGCCTCTTGGTAAGCGCTATGGACGTGGCTACCGCAAACAACACCGTGGCTATCGTCATGGCAGCTCCCATCGCAAAGCAGATGGGCGACGAATACAGAATCTCCCCGCAGAAGACCGCTTCCCTCCTGGATATTTTCGGATGTATCGTGCAAGGCCTGCTCCCCTATGGCGCACAGATGCTGGTGGCACTTTCTGCCATCGCTACCGCAAGCGCCGCCGCAGTAGCCAACGGTGCCGAAGCCGTAAACGTCAGCGCCTTCGACATCATTCCCTACATGTTCTATCCCTTCCTCCTCCTGGTCAGCGTACTGATCTTCATCGCTGTCTCGCCCAAGAGAAAGAAAGCATAA
- a CDS encoding putative DNA binding domain-containing protein, producing MINEHVMEMLRAGEGLRVEFKKAKDKLPNNIFETVCAFLNATGGFIFLGVDDDGTIVGVNPQAVPQMKKDLASLAHNPTKINPACNLYPEECEIDGKTIIVCQVQESSEIHRCDGEVYLRSDDGDFVTRNTNVLSGVLTRKLGLFTEKRPMHGFTMADLRPELCRKAQNLMAVTFNNHPWANLSFEELLQYGGFYTVDRNTNERCLNLAAVLMFGTDEAIFRADPALLFDCLLRREDEIRYDDREMIRTNLIDTYEQVMNFIAKYLPDPFYLEGDQRISLRGKIFREAVSNIISHREYMHGSPGRIMIYKDRVEFTNPCVQYYIDRITPANLEPFARNPTICNFMVQMGRFERLGSGVRNTWKYLPIYAKGALPIFEETKYGFKLTLPLNGTPHDAPHDTQQVTQQVTQQVDGYVWALLKHLDGEMGRRELMRRLYLKDRNNFSWKYLLPALALGYVEQTVPDKPNSRTQKYRLTELGKQVLAGLDKEV from the coding sequence ATGATTAATGAACATGTAATGGAAATGCTCCGTGCAGGCGAAGGCTTGCGTGTGGAATTCAAGAAGGCGAAAGACAAGCTGCCAAACAATATTTTTGAGACGGTCTGTGCCTTTCTCAACGCAACGGGCGGTTTCATTTTTTTAGGAGTTGATGACGATGGAACCATTGTGGGTGTGAATCCACAGGCAGTTCCCCAAATGAAAAAAGATTTGGCAAGCCTTGCTCATAACCCTACGAAAATAAATCCCGCCTGCAATCTTTATCCTGAGGAGTGTGAAATTGATGGCAAGACAATCATTGTTTGCCAGGTTCAGGAAAGTTCCGAAATCCATCGCTGTGATGGGGAAGTTTACTTGCGCAGTGACGATGGGGATTTTGTAACTCGCAATACCAACGTGCTTTCGGGAGTGCTGACCCGTAAGCTTGGGCTTTTTACAGAGAAGCGCCCCATGCACGGATTTACTATGGCGGACTTGCGCCCGGAACTTTGCCGTAAGGCTCAAAACTTGATGGCGGTAACTTTCAATAACCATCCGTGGGCGAATTTATCCTTTGAGGAACTTTTGCAGTATGGCGGTTTCTATACGGTGGATCGTAATACCAATGAACGTTGCTTGAATCTGGCTGCTGTTCTAATGTTCGGAACGGATGAAGCTATTTTCAGGGCAGATCCTGCGTTACTTTTCGACTGCTTGTTGCGTCGTGAAGACGAAATCCGTTATGATGATCGAGAGATGATTCGAACCAACTTGATTGACACCTACGAGCAGGTGATGAATTTTATTGCGAAGTATCTGCCGGATCCGTTCTATTTGGAGGGAGATCAGCGCATCAGTTTGCGAGGCAAGATTTTCCGTGAGGCTGTTTCAAACATTATTTCTCACAGAGAGTATATGCATGGTTCGCCTGGTCGAATCATGATTTACAAGGACCGCGTGGAATTCACCAATCCCTGCGTTCAGTATTACATCGATAGGATTACCCCTGCAAACTTGGAACCTTTTGCACGTAACCCGACCATCTGCAATTTTATGGTCCAGATGGGCCGTTTTGAACGCCTCGGCTCCGGTGTGCGTAATACCTGGAAATACTTGCCCATTTACGCGAAGGGAGCGTTGCCAATCTTTGAAGAAACGAAATATGGCTTTAAGTTGACGCTTCCGTTGAACGGCACCCCCCATGATGCCCCCCATGATACCCAGCAAGTCACCCAGCAAGTCACCCAGCAAGTTGATGGGTATGTGTGGGCGTTGTTGAAACATTTAGATGGGGAGATGGGGCGCCGTGAATTGATGCGAAGGCTGTATTTAAAGGATAGGAACAATTTTAGTTGGAAATATTTGCTTCCCGCACTTGCTTTAGGCTATGTAGAACAGACAGTTCCAGATAAGCCAAACAGCCGTACTCAAAAGTATCGTCTAACGGAACTTGGCAAACAGGTGCTTGCAGGTTTGGATAAGGAGGTATAG
- a CDS encoding M48 family metallopeptidase, whose product MIWLITLLIMEVILRIVLEIRERRATQMPGGFLAILRVIPLVNDFFPLPENRKEPEVGKFVSAHEEGHKKLHHAALRNLVKVIMLLLSLGVIALVIGRYGMPFWVAILWLHLVAIPGRVIFHTYCWGQEFEADQYAFEHVEKNIAKNALRNLVECEIPYTPIFALIYREHPTAALRRKKLLGK is encoded by the coding sequence GTGATTTGGCTTATCACCTTGCTGATTATGGAAGTGATTCTCCGCATTGTGCTGGAGATTCGTGAACGCCGTGCCACTCAGATGCCTGGCGGATTTCTTGCAATCCTTCGTGTGATTCCGTTGGTAAACGACTTTTTCCCTCTCCCGGAAAACCGTAAGGAACCTGAGGTGGGCAAGTTTGTTTCCGCCCACGAAGAAGGCCACAAGAAGTTGCACCATGCGGCTCTTCGCAACTTGGTGAAGGTCATTATGCTTCTGCTTTCGCTAGGTGTTATCGCCTTGGTGATTGGCCGTTACGGAATGCCTTTCTGGGTCGCTATTCTTTGGCTTCATCTTGTCGCCATTCCCGGTCGCGTCATTTTCCACACCTATTGCTGGGGCCAGGAATTTGAAGCGGATCAGTATGCCTTTGAGCATGTGGAAAAGAATATCGCCAAGAATGCGCTGCGCAACTTGGTGGAATGCGAAATTCCCTACACTCCCATATTCGCCTTGATTTACCGTGAGCATCCCACTGCGGCTCTCCGCCGTAAAAAGCTGTTGGGCAAATAG
- a CDS encoding TIGR02147 family protein translates to MRDIVEYQDYRSYMRDFFEERKRTSDFSWRAFSRLAGFASPSYLRLVCEGKTRLSMVGVSKVVEAMGLTGFRVIYFETLVRLCDEADETKKLKLQEKLREIIKENQVRVVDSDALEYYEKWWNPVIRELAPQMPHAKPLDIAKRFYPEITAADVRNSMNFLVHAGFLQKVEEGVYRQTEKGIVGSSKAIPMAIRGMHYQMGKLAVDAIKELPSTERFANGITMGVSRKTYERITQEMEDFRKKLLSIIADDENCEQVYRMNLQLFPITK, encoded by the coding sequence ATGAGAGATATTGTAGAATATCAGGACTACCGCAGTTATATGCGAGACTTCTTTGAGGAAAGGAAAAGGACTTCGGACTTTTCGTGGAGAGCTTTCTCAAGGTTGGCTGGATTTGCGTCGCCGTCTTATCTACGCCTTGTTTGTGAGGGAAAAACTCGCCTGAGTATGGTGGGGGTTAGCAAGGTAGTAGAGGCAATGGGTCTGACCGGCTTTCGAGTCATATACTTCGAAACGCTGGTCAGGCTTTGCGACGAAGCTGATGAAACAAAGAAGTTGAAGCTTCAGGAAAAGCTGCGTGAAATTATCAAGGAAAACCAAGTCCGCGTAGTAGATTCCGACGCGCTGGAATATTATGAAAAATGGTGGAACCCGGTCATTCGCGAACTGGCCCCGCAAATGCCCCACGCAAAACCCCTGGACATCGCTAAACGTTTCTATCCTGAAATTACGGCAGCAGACGTTCGCAACTCCATGAATTTTTTGGTTCATGCAGGTTTTTTGCAGAAGGTCGAAGAGGGCGTTTATAGGCAAACTGAAAAAGGAATTGTGGGCTCTAGCAAGGCAATTCCCATGGCGATTCGCGGAATGCATTATCAGATGGGTAAGTTGGCCGTTGATGCTATCAAGGAACTTCCTTCCACGGAACGTTTCGCTAATGGAATCACCATGGGTGTTTCCCGCAAAACATACGAGCGCATTACCCAAGAAATGGAAGACTTCCGCAAGAAGCTTTTAAGCATCATCGCAGATGACGAAAACTGCGAGCAAGTCTATCGAATGAATTTACAGTTATTTCCTATTACAAAATAG
- a CDS encoding MBL fold metallo-hydrolase, protein MKVQILIDNIEGEVCNCEGSKVKLCPEWGLAAHIDFNGHKILLDTGASAQFTKNADAMGVDLTKVECGVLSHAHFDHADGLEAFFKANGRAKFYLREGASENCYSTRKFLKFFTRHKYIGIHRGWLERYSHRIEFVGGSANSAGSPVEILPGVFLVGHSDAVLNAAGRAAIGKSVGQFVKENGKFRPDSYDHEQSLVFDTPKGLFIMNSCSHGGADNIIKEVMAAFPGKNIYAMLGGFHLFKSPDEKVRAFAERLYELNVQKIYTGHCTGTRAFEILKDVLGDRAEQMHTGMEIEV, encoded by the coding sequence ATGAAAGTCCAAATTCTTATTGATAACATCGAGGGTGAAGTTTGTAACTGCGAAGGCAGTAAGGTAAAGTTGTGCCCGGAATGGGGGCTTGCCGCTCACATCGATTTTAATGGTCACAAGATTCTATTGGACACAGGGGCTTCCGCTCAATTCACAAAAAATGCTGACGCTATGGGAGTGGATTTGACGAAAGTGGAATGCGGCGTTTTGAGTCACGCCCACTTTGATCACGCCGACGGCCTGGAAGCTTTTTTCAAGGCGAACGGCCGCGCCAAATTTTATTTGCGGGAAGGCGCCAGCGAAAACTGCTACAGCACCCGCAAGTTTCTGAAATTCTTTACCCGCCATAAGTACATAGGCATACACCGCGGATGGCTCGAGCGCTACAGTCACCGCATTGAATTTGTGGGCGGTTCCGCAAACTCCGCCGGCAGTCCCGTAGAAATTTTGCCAGGTGTATTTCTGGTAGGCCATTCCGACGCGGTTTTAAACGCTGCAGGACGCGCCGCCATCGGAAAATCCGTAGGGCAGTTTGTCAAGGAAAATGGAAAGTTCCGCCCCGACAGTTATGACCACGAACAAAGTCTGGTATTCGATACACCCAAGGGTCTGTTCATCATGAACAGTTGCAGCCATGGCGGCGCAGACAATATCATCAAGGAAGTGATGGCCGCCTTTCCCGGCAAAAACATTTATGCAATGCTGGGCGGATTTCATTTGTTCAAATCTCCCGACGAAAAAGTCCGCGCCTTCGCCGAACGACTTTACGAACTGAACGTCCAGAAAATTTACACAGGCCACTGCACCGGAACGCGCGCCTTTGAAATTCTAAAAGACGTTCTTGGCGACCGCGCAGAACAAATGCATACCGGCATGGAAATCGAAGTTTAA